From the genome of Nicotiana tabacum cultivar K326 chromosome 17, ASM71507v2, whole genome shotgun sequence:
GTACTTTGCCACGTACAACTCTCAATGGTCAAAGCTTCTATTTAAGCTATCCCTttttaatacacaacccatgCAATTATAGATTACTTTATTTGTACGTGAAAAGACAACTAGAGAGAACACGTGTCACCTTTTTTAATCTCCGGCCACCATAGTCGGCGACGTTGTCGCCGGTGTGTTGACTGTTGGGATCTATGAAACCATATTGACGtctaagattaaaaaaaatatcgTTAGATTTTGTATTTCCATTATTGGATGATCATCGACCACTTGGGGTATGAATAGAGTCACTTTTCCACTGAGATGACAtaatttatttgaaaatattaaagaaagagtactaatttattattttcttacaaAATAAAGATTAAATGAGGAAAGTCTTTGATATGATTGTGACTTGGGTTATGAGCTGTCTATCCATGCCAATAATTAAAGTATTTTAAGTTGAATCATAACATCATCTCTCTAATATTTTTTAGAGGACTCTTGTCTCATGACACTACGTATATAGTGTTATAAATTATAGAATCTTTAGTTTATATATGTTGAAGATATATTAATGGACGGATGAATTGATGGTTATGGAAAGTCATTGATATCAAtgcaaatattttttcttttaaatgctTTTAGTTTAGTTTATATTGTTTCTAGTTACTAGTTATTGTCTATCACTTGAGAcatcaattaaaaataaatacacaTAGACAAATAAATTATATAGAGGCGGACGTCGTGCATAAGATACTTTGGCTCAAACctataaatatatcaaaataaacattaaatatgtataaataataaatttatacGTAGTAAATCAAATAAGTTGTACTAAAAATCTAAAGTCGAACCCATAATATTCAAATTCTAAATTGTCTCGAAATTATTTAATCTACGTTATTGTATAGGGAACTTCTATTTAAGTtggagaagaaaataaagaatggTTCTTTCCTATCATGataaaatgaggttaagaaaatAGAAATTAAGCACCTAATTAAAGaggtaattctttttttttccttcaggAATCAACAGCATGTCCAAAAGCTCAGAGGTAAAAAAACACCTCTTCCGAACTGTATTATCTGGTTTCttaaaaaagtaaaattacataaaTTCATTAGTGGAATCCCAAATATTTGGGATATCAAAGTTCAACATATTGCTGCAGTAGCTATCTCTCTCATCTTCAGTAGTTGTGCTGCTGCTGTTGTTATAGTAAGTTGAGTTTGAATTCAATGGCGTCGGACTTGATGAAGGCGTCGATAAATTAGACAAAACAGATTGGAAGCTGAAGTTGTTGCTATCGTTGGATTGAAATGTTGAAGCATCGGACGGTGGACGATCCCTGATGGAATCATCCAGCTCATGATAGTACCCATAATTTTGTACAGCAAAATAATCATCTGTTAAATTTAAAGGAACCCCATTGCTTTGCCACTCATTTACTTGGCAATTTTGTGAGCTAAAGTTTTCAAGTTTTGATGAGAATTGTTCCATATTTGGAGGTGGTTGCATGAGTTGAGCTTCACTTGAAAATGGAACACATGAAGTAGTGCATAAAGTGGTGCAAGTTGGAATATCTTGAATAGGGGTTTGAACTTGGCTAGTAATTTGGACCATTTGTGGCAATTGGTTTTGGACTTGGGGATTGCATATTTGATTTTCTTGAAGATTATTTGGCATTAAGAAGTTAGAGTTTTGGCGTTGGGAGGATAAAAGAGAAGTAGCTAATCTCAAAACTTCAGGATTTACCAAAGGTTGCACATGACCAAACAATCTTGAAAGATTCATTTGATGAGATGAATTGTAGAGTGAagggtttaaaatggaagaaagaTCAAGAAGATCAAGGCGTGGACTATGAGTTACTGGATCAATTCCCATTCTCAAAAGCCTTTTTCTGATGTGAGTATTCCAATAGTTCTTGATTTCATTATCAGTTCTACCGGGCAAACGTGCAGCAATAGCAGACCacctaaggccaaagaaaaaaaaagacacaaAGTTAGAATCAAACTCTAGGAACATGACAAAGACTTGGATATGTAGAATCTATAAATTCAAACAAGTCCAAATGTATAGAGaaaatgagaaacttttatagtAATAATTAAATTATGACAAAAAAGTACATACATCTTTTCAAAGATTTGATTAAATAAATAGACTTACTTGTTCCCTAAAACACTATGCAGTTGAATGATTgtctcttcttcttcaaaagagaACCTTCCCCTTTTAATATCTGGCCTTAGATAGTTTGTCCAACGAAGCCTGCAACTCTTTCCACACCTTTGAAGTCCTACACAATACCAAAACAATtattaaaacttaaaaaatacAACTTTTAATAATTAGTTGATGCATGAAACAAGTCTAAGAATGATATACTATATAAGAGAAGAAAAATACCAGCATTCTTTGGAAGTGTTCTCCAATTTCCATAGCCATACTTTTGAATGTAATCAATGAGCTTTTGATCTTCTTCAGGGGTCCATGGACCCTTTTTAAGTCCATTTTTATCACAACAGGGAGCTCTTCCCATGGCGAGTATTGTAGTAGTTTCACTTGGGCTTCTTTTAAAGTTTTTGTCtgcaaattaattaaaaagaataacaGAGAGAAAGGAGAGTAGTAATTATATTAAGTCTTGTGGGGAAGGAGAAATTAAGACACAAATATTGGTGGAGATCAAGTATAAGGGGAAGAGGTATATATATAGGGAGGATTAGAAAgcaagaaaacaaagggaagtCAAAGGAATTCGGTGGCCGTCCTCTGTTTATTACTATGGCAACGTGTCCCCTTCTCTTTTGAGATAAAGTGTGAATGCAACCATCTCTACAGCTTCCCCCTCTCTCCTCCCCCACCCCCAAAATAGTAAGGGTGTGCGTACGTGGGGtatcataaataaattaaaagtttCACTTTAACTTTTATGCATGACTACATTTTTTTCTTTACATTATCAAATAAATCGAATTTGGTAGTAATATCGTAGACACGAGAATTACCTAACTATAACCGGTTagtgttcgtcggtcggtacggtacggtatttagatattttgatttgatattttcggtattcgatttcttaaaatgctatacAAATACCGTACCTAATTTAATTCGGTATGATTTGATTTTCTCCTTTcagtttcggtttattcggttcggtaacttcgATTTATTCAGTTTGAATACTAGCAAATGCATAGAATCATAGactataatattcttaattaaactactcaaaagtacaaaactaaaaacgtttgttgacaaaagttttgttcaaaaccagcaaatatcaacctagagagagaaaactgcacataaaagaataaatttgatcaCTAGAAATGTCTTCTTACCTGCTTAAAGTTAATTAATGAActtaaagaataaagaaaagtaaaattttagattttttatatttatgttataattaataatatatgtttcatgtaatataatatatatttcggtacggtatcggtatttcggtatttcattttaaaatatcaaataccataccgaataccatattttttaaaaacttaaaccaaataccataccgaataccaaaatatcgaataccaaataccaaaattttcggttTCGGTACAGTAATTcaatatttaccaaattatgcacggCCATCAACATATACACTAACactgtaaaaatatatatattatattctcaatatatgtaaGTTAAATACTGATATAATAACATCGCATGAACCATTTTTTAGGCAAATGGTGTGCATTgttttactaaatatattttattaCAAAATTCAGAAAACATATATATTTCGAATTTATTAATGGTAATAAATATGTTTGCAACTGCTACCTGAAAAGTGCATCTATTTGCAATAGTTTCACCATTCTAAAATGGTACATTTAGAAGTTCTATGAAATATATCAGGTATATGTGATAAATCAAGAAGATATGGCGCAAGAACAGAAGGACCAACACTATTTAAGCATCACCACTAATGAGTGACGCAATATGGATAAATTTCATCTACCGTCAttactagaaattcgctaaaaatCGACCAAATATTTCCgcccaacgttggtcggtcaaaaaaagcaACCAAAAACCGTCCAACTTGGatgaaaactggaaaaaaaaactaaataccgaccaacgttgatcggtaaattggtcaacgaattgacccagctggtcagacaagaaaattttggattaccgaccaacgttggtcggtaatctggacccaattttttaaattttaataattattttattatttaaaatattttataatatttaagaatttatatttaaaattaccgaccaacattggtcggttaatgtaggggaagcatttaccgaccaactttggttggtaattgttattttttgcaaaataaccgaccaaatttggtcggttATTATGTCAACATTGATCAAACTttcgaattacttttatatttactttggtcggtaaatgcaggggaagcatttactgaccaactttggtcggtaattgttatTTTCTACAAAataacgaccaaagttggtcggttattacgtcaacattggtcaaacttttgaattacttttatatttactatctaaataatataaatgtaatccgtgaacacttttgtaatacaaataatgaatacactaaagttggtcgattttttttaattttaataattaataaatatatatataatttagttaaactgaccaactttggtcggtaaaattaaattaataaaatatatttcctATCAAAGTTGGTCGATAAGTACTTAAACTTGCCAGATGGTCGTTTTAAGCTaacaaccaactttggtcgataagtcattccgaccatcaaaacaccgttcaCACcctaatggtcgcgttttggtcggtaattggtcataaccgaccaactttgatcgattTTTAGCGTATTTTTAATTGTGCGTTAATAAAATATCTTGTGTTCGAGTACTGAAAATAAAATATTCCTCGTAAGAAATAATTTTCATTTGAATGAATCTTACACGACGTGAGTCTGAATTAATTAGGTCAAATGAGTTTCAAGTAGTTGATGATTGGAAAATCAATATTTATGCATCAATATTTCGTTGAGCTCTTGATATTGAGGTTACATTTTCATTAGTAGTAGCTATTATTCCACTTAACTTTCTAACCAGTACTACATTTTACGGCGGGGTGCCTTTTCCTGCTATCAGGGTTAGTGTTAGCTGTCATCAAATTTGAAGAATCCCCTTTataagtaaaaaatataaaaataaaaataaaaagaagtaaCCTCAATTTCACCAATATTTATAGTAGTGGTATTAATTAACGTGGTCTCTCACACAATTTGTGAGTTTAAATTTGAATGTCTCTCTCCTGTATTAATTCTTTTCCTAGGAAAAAAGAAACACTTATTCGTTACTCCCTCAGGTCCACAATAAATGACCATTTTACCTTTGACACATTCAATAAGGAAATAAGAACTCCTAAAGAAAAAAGATTTACTCActaaattaaccttaattaattATTACCTTGACACATtggaatatgtaaataagggcaaattttaaaaaaataaaattaattctttcttgattatgtaaatggacacttattttggaccaaaataaaaaggtaaaattgtcatttattgtggaccggagagAGTATTAGTGTCACTATATGTTTAATTTGTATTTCCTTCGgttcactttaattgattttttggttgttttcacacatattaaggaatttatcttttagcattaattaacatagaaattgaccatattaaccttattaatttgttcattgaaaatacaataaatatTCCTAGGCTCTTTACTCCAAAGGTTACTATGAAAAAAGAAGTTAactcttttttaaaatttgaaaaaataaaatattatggaTCATAAAAAACAGgttaaaaaatcaattaaaatggaCGAGAGAGTAGTAGGGAGTACTTACTGCCACTTCACGGCGTCTCACATTCGACTGCATGGCTTCATTTTAAAGGCGGCTTCCACTAGCCATGTTGGGCTCCCATCTACAATTTCATTGGCTACCGTCTCTAGCCTCGCTCGTTTCTATTTctattcaaatttaatttttcttcctttttagtCAAAAAATTTCCAGTAGTATGGAATGGTTTAAGTTTAGCATAATTATTTTCTATGGTTCTTTATTGtggttcaaaataatttgatcCATTTTATAAATTATTGGAAAGGCTATTTGAAGGAAGCATTTTAATATGTAGTTTTTGTTTACCAGTAAAACGGTAccgttgaatttatacgtgattttatagacaagtgaatcgatttgacctgaaaataataaacaaattaaACAAGAATATAGGATTTAGCGTCGAAATCGAGATAAAACGACAAAAATCCTGATTTCGGGAGTAGAGCTTCCTTATTCTGGCAATGTTAACAATATTAataagcaagaagataaaatattattgagctttGAACAAAGTATAGTATATGCTTGTCCGAAAATTCGTCcccttacaatggttgttgagctcactatttataattGTATCTAGGGAACAAGGTACTAGGATCAAGCccttcttaaatgacaattatgagggccattgaagaatgcgTAAGcagtgaatgtcatattctctgtaacgggtTATATGCTTACtgctatagaatattctccattaaatgatACCGGCTGGCATGCAGGAACACCATTCCCTTCGGGAACAAACAAAAGTGTTGCCTTCAGACCTGATTGACTTCTGTCTTCGGCGCTACGTGTCGCTTTATCATACGAAcatttaatatgaacatattttttctatatatataatccCCCTATTTTCCGGTGGCATAACCTTGTATCACCGGGAAGTTGGTAAAGATACCTTTTTTGGCGAAAAATTCTTTGATCCCCTCTGAAAAGTTTCTGGCGCTTGATTAGACGCACATCTCTTCGCATTTGATGCCCCGAACatgcgtcatcccacgattcagcaaTAATTTTGCCGATTCTCGAGGTAATTATAACCACAACTTTAGCTACCTATTCTTTTACTTATACACTTCAATTTACTTCTTTTACACTTCACAACCTCTTAGAACCTTTTCGACTTCTTTACTCAACTCCTTCTAACTTTCTTTACCCTTCCTCTTCAAAGAAATTTCTTACTCCCTTATAGTAAATATGGCTTATTCTTGCAAAAATCCCAATTCTTCAAAGAACAAAGGAAATGTTGATGATGTTTCTCCTCCCACAGCGAGCACCATTATTCCCAAAAGGCTTATTACAACTAACCCCTGAACATGGGTTGTTGCGTGTATCCTTCTTCCATGCATCCTTTCAGCATCcctgttgtgaaggaagattATGGTTGTCAAGATTTAAACATCATCGCTCCTGACCTGGTGGAGCGAGTAACCTTTTTTAAGAAGAGTTTTACGTATGTTTATATGTATCTTCTCATTGTGCGGGGGCTTGACTCCGTTAACTTGAAGTTTTGCCTTCGTTACtgatccacgtccaatccgcacccaatagtgagtgaaaacggtcgttggaagaatagtacccaataagagtcggggtcgatttttacATGGAGTTATTATGGGTGTTAGGGGTATACACTTGACGAAAGCAAATGGAACAAttaaattgcacttccaaacaaagggttttgatttctaattctaattttactctaaCAATTTTAAGGTAAGAGAATAAACTAAAAAGCGAATGATTAGTTTTGGTGTTTTTTTATATagttaaaaagcctagggatgcGACCTCAatctaggtgttcgcctaatggatTAAATACGTCAACACTTGTTTTGTttattggggtgtattatagctctcaactctatgttacccactcaatacctctcggtcatagagtgattttgcccaatttggctttctcaagcccaaatgggtatcaaactaaatagttgatatgagctcaagttgggttctcactatctctagttcaaaccttttaattaggctaatcaaactcCTAATTAGCCCATttttttgttagccaagtttttctaaaCTAGGTCTCTCTTTCTGAAGCAAAGACCAAGTAAAATAGGCATGAATAaatgtttgcaatcattaattctaaaattatcatataaacaaggctaaataatcaatacctaatcataaacaagcattaaatgaAATACCcttaaggtttacacactagggttgggttacaaccctagtaagaatctagctactcatagtgagaaatgaagaaaacaaagaagaaatactaattaaactcataatctaagaataaaatgataaaatatgatgttTAAATCCTAAAATAGTGACAAACTTCCAAAAATAGCAAAATACAACGGCTGCAGCAGCTCAAACTTCGAAACTTGACCTAAAATGTGATcctcgtctatttatagtggcccaaaattcacTGAcgaaaatgcccctcgggaggttctgcgaccgcacaatttcatgtgcggtccgcaaatttCTTCAACTGGAAGGGTCTTGGATTCTGCAGCAGCATAATTCTGGTCTCTGGCTGCAAAGATCTTCTGTGGTCGCAcaatttttatgcggtccgcatttcaAGCAAGGCTTCAAGTCTTGGTCATTTTCATACTTtctgaactttgaatcatttgtcAGTGCATACCTTGTTCTGCGGCAGACACAATTCATGTGCGATCCGCAGATTAGCTAAAACTGTGCTGGGATCTTTCacttgttctgcggccgcagagggAATTCTACTATCAACATTTTCTTGTGCGGCCGTAGAAatccttctgcggaccgcacttcttaaGTTCCGCACCCCTTCTTGCCTTGTGAGTCAGAACACTCCTTTTTAGTCGGATTTCATCATAAGAGCCCAAACTTCCAACATTCTTGTAATTTACACACTTTTATTAGTTTTgaaaacataaatcaatactctctgactaaaacaaaagcaaaaaggtgctaataagtgatcaaaatccacacttatcagtTACCAGGCCTGTTTGGCACAGGTGAGCCCTTTTATGTGGCGGACCGTTGCTTGTCTTCGACGGCTATGCCAGGAGACGGAGGAAGAACTCTCTCTGGCTCGGCTGATGAACCTTAATTCCCCCAAGATATTTCgtgggggaatgataaattttagcaaacgtggtcaccatgctttgctcaccagcatggatgatgacaacgactgCGGGTGGATGGCGTGGTTTGTTGTAGTTACTATAAGGGACGTCATCCTCGCCATGACTTCATCCTTTCCTGAATCATGGAACCATACCCGTAAGTTCACCGTTTGTATTTTCTTATAGTTAAAGATTGTCCCATACTGTTACTGATCCTTCTTATTTCCCTATCTAAACAACTCGGTGGACACCACCAAGGGCTGAAGGCTTGGACAAATGGGTCCAGAAGATTTTGGATGTCACTACGCCCGAGACCCGCACGTGGAAAGAAGTGGACCTTAAATACGGGTAGAAGGCAAAAAATCATGGTAGGTCTAACTCATCTCGTTTTTACCTTTCGTATAATAAAATCGATTAACCTCTCTCTCTTATTGAATTCAGGTCTACCCCAGGGCTCCGTTACCATTCTCGAGGAAGATGTTTTGGCTGATCCATCAGATGCGGCACAATTGTTGATGGAGGCCTTTGCCCGAACGAGTGTCGTCAGACCTGCTTCCAGTGTAAGTGTTTCTTCCCAGAGTCCCCGgccggagaacaagcaaccaaaaaggagGCGTTCCTCCGTGGACGagggtaaaaataaaaatgtgaaGAGCATCGCGCCCGAGCCATCCGCGGATGCTGTGGTGATGAGCACCGCTCCCGAGCCGGCCATAGACAGTGTGGTGATCGATGATGATGGAGGAGCCAGTGATGATgagtcttatatatatatatatatataaaagacggtaaccttcatcatctcaacagaatgctcaatctCTTGAGCTAGTTACGCCAACCGAAGACGACGCCCCGGTGCTCTGGAGGGAATATAATTTGGTGGAAGATGCTAACTCTCACTTTTGAGTCCTAGTCGTTGTGCCCGGTACCGTGAAGCTAGGAATCGAGCCTCTTCTGTCAtcggttgatgagcaaccaaTAACTTGAATTGCATTTGCCGCAACTGCTTCTCAACCTACAatgccatcagcttcatctcttTTTTTGCCAACCTTACCTTCGCCACCAGCAACTGCTAAATCATCTCCAGAGGTCGCAGTAGCCCGAGAGGAGGATGTCCCTCTTCCCCAGTCCcgagttcatgggaatttggggcataaTTGTTCTGCACCCTCCGAAGATCCTCAAAGGAAGAAGAGCGTTTCCCTCTCATTTTCTACCGAATGCCACTTGTTGTCCCGACCGATGGAACTTGCTAATTATCTTAAGCCTCTGGATTCAGAAAAAGATAGGAATAAAATACAATCTCTCTCGGGATGTTTGTTGAACAATGGCATGCATAACGCAGCGGCGGTATAATCTTTGTTTCCTCTGTTGTTTCTTCTATCTTTGTTATGGCATGGGTTTGAGTTTGCACTTTTATTCTATAGGACAACTTCCTTACAAACTGTAGATTAAACCCCTAACAATATTTACACCGTAAAAGgtcataaaaatttaaatatggtcaaaaattaggtgctcacacttCCATGGGCCTTCAAAGGTTAATTCTTGATAAGGAGGAACTCACCCCCTATCAAATTGTTGCTCGCCTCTCGGAACTAGAAGCATGAACTGTTGAGGCCGTTGAGTTGGAGGACCGACTGCAACAAAGCAAGCAAGTGGTAGTGACCCTTGGCCATGCAGCCTCTCTATTAAGGGTACAATTTTAAGAGGCTAGGGCCAAGTGGGTTGAAGTCCATAATGTCGTTGTTGCTGCATCCGATCGTGAGACTTGCTCAGCTAAAAGattgaataatttggaggcagTCCTTTAACTCCAAAGATGAAGAAGTTGTTTTTGTCGAGGAGAAGTATGCCCGATTGGAAGAAAGGCATAAGAGAGTCATGAAACACAATAGAGTTTTTAATTCTACTTTTCGTGACCTTGATGTCAGCCTCCAGGACGCTAGATCTGAGCGGGATAGCCTTTCGACCGAGGTTGACTGTCTTAAGGAAGAGCTTCAACGCCGAGcagcttccctcattgttgaaaaaaacatattttatgtatagcatgaggagaaaaaccttggaagaggccaaagcgggcGTCATTGAATTTGATGCCAAAATCGCTAAGGCCCGTGAGCTGGAGTCAACTTCCCGAAGGGGTCTCCCGATCTAACTTGATGCTACCGACTCTTCTGGATCCAGTTCCGAGTTCTCGAAAACTGAAGAAAAATCGCAAAGGGATGTTACTGAAGGCCAATAAATTGAGCCGGCGACAGATCCACCTTCTTCTCCCGGGGGTGCAGATGCTTCTCTTCCTCTGGATTCCGGGGGTGCAGTAGTTTagctttttgctttcttttcttttccatacCTTTTTATTTGTGCTACTTGGCACGTTTGGTGTGAATATAAGTATTTTTCGTTTAAGTATTGTGCAAGTTTTTCTCTTTGTATATTTTTCATTTAAGTATTGCGTAAGGTTTTCTCGTTACGTTGAATTATGCAAGGTTTCGGGTATATTTTCCCCCGAGAGCATATGGATTTCGGGCGTAAGATTCTTTAGGAATCAACCCTTTATCGTGAGGGTTTCATAAAAGAGGGCCCTCTTATGATTAaagtgctcttgaagaggacatctcatgttcattacgacactagcatttgtagtacttgtttaactttcaaataataaaattaattcatctTTCGGACgagaaacaagataaaataaaGGGACTTtgctttattccttccattttcaaaagtacataagatttagttatgctaaaaagaaattcacaTTACTTGTGACTAACttatacaacttgtttctacggggctggccgcgtagtccccggtcccgatgatacaACTTTGTTTCTAAATTTCGTAGTCCCAATTGATGAGATAGTCATTGTTGTcgtattctcatatcattcccccgccagtgtttgaatgcgaagaatgcgaatttaAACACTAGATGTT
Proteins encoded in this window:
- the LOC107789489 gene encoding transcription factor MYB102-like yields the protein MGRAPCCDKNGLKKGPWTPEEDQKLIDYIQKYGYGNWRTLPKNAGLQRCGKSCRLRWTNYLRPDIKRGRFSFEEEETIIQLHSVLGNKWSAIAARLPGRTDNEIKNYWNTHIRKRLLRMGIDPVTHSPRLDLLDLSSILNPSLYNSSHQMNLSRLFGHVQPLVNPEVLRLATSLLSSQRQNSNFLMPNNLQENQICNPQVQNQLPQMVQITSQVQTPIQDIPTCTTLCTTSCVPFSSEAQLMQPPPNMEQFSSKLENFSSQNCQVNEWQSNGVPLNLTDDYFAVQNYGYYHELDDSIRDRPPSDASTFQSNDSNNFSFQSVLSNLSTPSSSPTPLNSNSTYYNNSSSTTTEDERDSYCSNMLNFDIPNIWDSTNEFM